Proteins encoded in a region of the Sphingopyxis sp. OAS728 genome:
- a CDS encoding TonB-dependent receptor domain-containing protein, which yields MQKFEAAASRSRRNYGLAGVSALAIMLAAPAYAQTEEAPAAPADEAVDAAGTGEAIIVTGSRIRRPNLESSVPITSISGDEFFQTGKTSVGDVLNELPALRSTFSQSNSSRFLGTAGLNLLDLRGLGTQRTLVLQNGRRHIAGDILSNAVSPDVNTIPTDLIERVDIVTGGNSAIYGSDAIAGVVNFILKDNYEGVQLRAQGGSSKYGDAGSYYVSALAGTNFADGRGNVAINFEYAHQEDFYAAGRPNLRNQQGFVQVDTDASDAPNGSDGTPDRLFYTDIRSGLYSNGGSFLSYFGGDYYVPYLFQPNGTLIEQTGEVVGLGPVPTYIGGNGDNFRDGTQFGLSPKLDRYSANLIAHFEVSEAFVPFVEAKYVRTKSLGNASGPFFFNGGVTGSPREVFFTDNPYLNEQAKGIIRDYYGVAPDEDTAFTFLKNAVDLSNREESATRETYRIVGGVRGSFNDDWGYEVSANYGEFREKTRILGNVNLQRFLLAIDAVDQGLVQNGVANGNIVCRASIDPAARVALETAADPDYAAAQLASDVAQCRPANFFGSGNISDEARNYLLQDSFARGKITQLVLSASMSGDTSQFLELPGGPIGFAFGAEYRRETAKYDQDEATAAGMTFYNAIPTFDPPSFEVKELFGELRVPILKETPFFEELTLSAAGRIADYKGATGTVYSYNAGIDWAPVRDIRFRANYSRAVRAPNLVDLYTPLGQNFAPPPVDPCALNSIGEGSATREANCRADGVPDDFNFQYQSSLPFLSGGNPDLKEETSDSYTIGGVIQPRFLPGFSLSVDYYKIVVNDVITAPTAQAIIDTCYDASDLDNQFCDLFERAGPGGGPRGEIEGQILENSLDVVPLNYAKLKVRGIDFELGYRRNLGGIGDVSTRLIYTRVLQNDSYLDPTDPGFADQILYELGDPRDAFNWNVDLKTGPFTIGYKMRYIGKMVLNEYEDFFSKQGRDPQNADYADRRFYKAVMYHDVRLDFEAGDKFNLYVGVDNVTNRLPPLGLTGAGGGSGIYNNIGRFFYAGAVAKF from the coding sequence ATGCAAAAATTTGAAGCGGCCGCGTCGCGGTCACGGCGGAACTATGGTCTGGCCGGTGTATCGGCGTTGGCGATCATGCTCGCGGCGCCCGCTTACGCGCAAACGGAAGAAGCGCCTGCGGCTCCCGCCGACGAGGCGGTGGACGCCGCCGGCACCGGTGAAGCGATCATCGTTACCGGCTCGCGCATTCGCCGGCCCAATCTCGAGTCCTCGGTCCCCATCACCTCGATTTCGGGCGATGAATTCTTCCAGACCGGCAAGACGTCGGTCGGCGACGTGCTCAACGAATTGCCGGCGCTTCGCAGTACTTTCAGCCAGTCGAACTCAAGCCGCTTTCTCGGCACCGCGGGTCTCAACCTGCTCGACCTTCGCGGCCTTGGCACCCAGCGCACGCTGGTACTGCAAAACGGGCGCCGTCATATCGCCGGCGATATTCTGAGCAACGCGGTCTCGCCCGACGTCAACACCATCCCTACCGACCTGATCGAGCGCGTCGACATCGTGACCGGCGGCAATTCGGCAATCTACGGCTCGGACGCGATCGCGGGCGTCGTCAATTTCATCCTCAAGGACAATTACGAAGGCGTCCAGCTGCGCGCCCAGGGCGGCTCGAGCAAATATGGCGATGCCGGCTCCTATTATGTGAGCGCACTGGCGGGTACGAACTTCGCCGATGGTCGCGGCAACGTCGCGATCAACTTCGAATATGCGCATCAGGAGGACTTCTACGCCGCTGGCCGGCCGAACCTGCGCAACCAGCAGGGTTTCGTCCAGGTCGACACGGACGCGTCCGACGCACCTAACGGCAGCGACGGCACCCCCGACCGCCTTTTCTATACCGACATCCGCAGCGGGCTTTACAGCAACGGCGGTTCGTTCCTGTCCTATTTCGGCGGCGATTATTACGTGCCATATCTGTTCCAGCCCAATGGTACGCTGATCGAACAGACCGGCGAGGTTGTCGGCTTGGGTCCGGTCCCCACCTATATCGGCGGCAATGGTGACAATTTCCGCGACGGCACACAGTTCGGCCTGTCGCCGAAGCTTGATCGCTACTCGGCCAACCTGATTGCCCATTTCGAGGTGAGCGAGGCCTTCGTTCCCTTCGTCGAGGCGAAATATGTGCGGACCAAATCGCTCGGCAATGCCAGTGGCCCGTTCTTCTTCAACGGCGGGGTCACAGGTTCGCCTCGCGAAGTCTTTTTCACCGACAATCCCTATCTGAACGAACAAGCAAAGGGTATCATCCGCGACTATTATGGCGTCGCGCCAGACGAAGACACCGCCTTCACCTTCCTCAAAAATGCTGTCGACCTCAGCAACCGCGAGGAATCGGCAACACGCGAAACCTATCGCATTGTCGGCGGCGTTCGTGGGTCATTCAATGACGACTGGGGTTATGAAGTCTCGGCCAACTACGGCGAGTTCCGCGAAAAAACCCGAATTCTCGGCAACGTCAATCTCCAGCGCTTCCTGCTCGCGATCGACGCTGTCGATCAAGGCCTTGTCCAGAATGGTGTCGCCAACGGCAATATTGTGTGCCGGGCATCGATCGATCCTGCCGCGCGGGTAGCGCTCGAAACGGCGGCCGACCCGGACTACGCGGCCGCCCAGCTCGCCAGCGACGTCGCGCAATGCCGGCCGGCGAACTTCTTCGGTTCGGGCAATATTTCGGACGAAGCCCGCAATTACCTCCTCCAGGACAGCTTCGCGCGCGGCAAGATCACGCAGCTCGTCCTGAGCGCATCGATGTCGGGCGACACCAGCCAGTTTCTGGAGCTGCCCGGCGGACCGATCGGTTTTGCTTTCGGCGCAGAATATCGCCGGGAAACCGCAAAATATGACCAGGACGAAGCGACCGCAGCTGGCATGACCTTCTACAATGCCATCCCCACCTTCGATCCGCCGTCGTTCGAGGTGAAAGAGCTCTTCGGCGAATTGCGCGTACCGATCCTGAAGGAAACGCCCTTCTTCGAAGAGCTGACGCTCAGCGCTGCGGGTCGTATCGCCGACTACAAGGGTGCGACCGGAACGGTCTATTCCTACAACGCAGGCATCGACTGGGCGCCAGTCCGCGACATCCGATTCCGTGCAAATTATTCGCGCGCGGTGCGAGCGCCCAACTTGGTGGACCTTTACACACCGCTCGGCCAGAACTTCGCGCCCCCACCCGTCGATCCGTGCGCGCTCAATTCGATCGGCGAAGGCTCGGCGACGCGCGAAGCGAATTGCCGTGCCGACGGCGTGCCGGATGACTTCAACTTCCAGTACCAATCGTCGCTTCCCTTCCTGTCGGGCGGCAACCCCGATCTGAAGGAGGAAACATCGGACTCCTATACGATCGGCGGCGTGATCCAGCCGCGCTTCCTGCCGGGCTTCTCGCTCTCGGTCGACTATTACAAGATTGTCGTGAACGACGTCATCACCGCGCCGACCGCGCAGGCGATCATCGATACCTGTTACGACGCGTCGGATCTCGACAACCAGTTCTGCGACCTTTTCGAACGGGCCGGGCCAGGTGGCGGCCCGCGCGGCGAAATCGAGGGCCAGATTCTCGAAAACAGCCTCGACGTGGTTCCGCTGAACTATGCGAAGCTCAAAGTACGCGGGATCGATTTCGAACTTGGTTATCGACGCAATCTAGGCGGCATCGGCGATGTCAGCACGCGCCTTATCTACACGCGCGTGCTTCAGAACGACAGCTACCTCGATCCGACCGATCCCGGCTTTGCCGACCAGATCCTGTACGAGCTTGGCGACCCCCGCGACGCGTTCAACTGGAACGTCGATCTCAAGACCGGTCCGTTCACCATCGGGTACAAGATGCGTTATATCGGCAAGATGGTCCTGAACGAATATGAGGATTTCTTCAGCAAACAGGGCCGCGATCCTCAGAATGCCGACTATGCCGATCGGCGCTTCTACAAGGCCGTGATGTATCACGATGTCCGTCTGGACTTCGAAGCAGGGGACAAGTTCAACCTTTATGTTGGGGTGGACAATGTCACCAACCGCCTGCCGCCGCTGGGGCTGACTGGCGCCGGAGGCGGCAGCGGCATCTACAATAATATTGGCCGCTTTTTCTACGCCGGCGCCGTCGCAAAATTCTAA
- a CDS encoding tetratricopeptide repeat-containing sulfotransferase family protein: protein MDEVARSGSLKAALAQGERLLGCDPTAALEQAREILRIAPYQRDALWLAAAALRSSGNAVEAARVEQTAIDTSGQDPDLVRAGSAIGAGRLREAEHILRPLVHTRPRDAVAIRMLAEIAMQLGIYVEAEAGLRRALTIAPGFADARAALATALMHQNRPDEALEEFDTLLAADPGDARTTIAKAQMLGQLGEYAAAIECYDRLLQLRIDSPRAWLGYGNILKTVGRREGAIAAYRRALTLAPAMGEAWWSLANLKTWRFDARDIAAMQAAASDPSAQPGDLIHLHFALGEAYEVAREFEASFGHYSEANRLRRLSIDHDAEALTRQVSSGIALHTRTFFDDRKDWGDASAEPIFIIGMPRAGSTLIEQILSSHSAVEGTAELPDIPLLLQKMMVEQQGGSPLAYPEITARLGADAARAFGKDYLSGTRLHRKAGKPFFIDKLPNNWLHISFIHLILPNARIIDARRDPLDCCFSNFKQHFARGQAFSYSLDDMGRYYRDYVRLMDHVDQALPGRVHRMIHEELIADPEREIRRMLAALDLPFEEACLHFHENARPVRTASSEQVRRPINRDGVERWRAYEPWLGPLKLALGDLV, encoded by the coding sequence ATGGATGAGGTAGCACGTTCGGGCAGCCTGAAGGCGGCGTTGGCGCAAGGCGAACGGCTGCTCGGCTGCGATCCCACCGCGGCGCTCGAACAGGCACGCGAGATATTGAGGATCGCCCCTTATCAGCGCGACGCGTTGTGGCTGGCCGCGGCAGCGTTGCGGTCGAGTGGAAATGCCGTGGAAGCGGCGCGCGTAGAACAGACAGCAATCGACACCAGCGGGCAGGATCCGGATCTGGTGCGCGCCGGCAGCGCCATCGGCGCGGGACGTCTGCGCGAGGCCGAGCATATCCTACGCCCGCTGGTCCATACCCGGCCACGTGACGCTGTAGCGATCCGCATGCTCGCCGAAATTGCGATGCAGCTTGGCATCTATGTCGAAGCCGAAGCCGGACTGCGCCGCGCGCTGACGATCGCGCCCGGGTTCGCCGACGCGCGCGCGGCGCTGGCGACCGCGCTTATGCATCAGAACCGCCCGGACGAGGCGCTTGAGGAGTTCGACACGCTGCTCGCCGCCGATCCGGGTGACGCCCGCACGACGATCGCCAAGGCCCAGATGCTCGGCCAGCTTGGCGAATATGCCGCCGCGATCGAATGCTACGACCGGCTCCTGCAGCTTCGCATCGATTCGCCCCGTGCATGGCTTGGATATGGCAACATCCTCAAGACGGTCGGCCGCCGCGAGGGTGCCATCGCTGCCTACCGCCGCGCGCTGACGCTGGCACCAGCGATGGGCGAGGCTTGGTGGAGCCTCGCCAACCTGAAGACGTGGCGCTTCGACGCGCGCGACATCGCGGCGATGCAAGCCGCCGCCAGCGATCCGAGCGCGCAGCCTGGCGACCTGATCCACCTCCATTTCGCTCTCGGCGAGGCCTATGAGGTGGCCCGCGAGTTCGAAGCCTCCTTTGGCCATTATTCCGAAGCGAACCGGCTGCGCCGCCTCTCGATCGATCATGACGCCGAGGCGCTGACGAGGCAGGTGTCGAGCGGTATTGCACTTCATACCCGCACCTTCTTCGACGACCGCAAAGATTGGGGCGATGCGTCTGCCGAACCGATCTTCATCATCGGCATGCCGCGCGCGGGATCGACGCTGATCGAACAGATTCTGTCGAGCCACTCCGCAGTCGAAGGCACCGCCGAACTGCCCGACATCCCGCTGCTCCTGCAAAAGATGATGGTCGAGCAGCAAGGCGGATCGCCCCTTGCCTACCCCGAGATCACGGCCCGGCTGGGCGCAGACGCAGCGCGCGCATTCGGCAAGGACTATCTTTCGGGTACGCGGCTGCACCGCAAGGCGGGCAAGCCTTTCTTCATCGACAAGCTGCCGAACAACTGGCTGCATATAAGTTTCATCCACCTGATCCTGCCCAATGCCCGGATCATCGATGCACGGCGCGATCCGCTCGACTGCTGCTTCTCGAACTTCAAGCAGCATTTCGCGCGCGGGCAGGCCTTTTCCTATTCGCTCGACGATATGGGGCGCTACTACCGCGATTATGTCCGGCTGATGGACCATGTGGACCAAGCGTTACCCGGCCGCGTCCACCGCATGATTCATGAGGAATTGATCGCCGATCCCGAGCGCGAGATCAGGCGGATGCTTGCAGCACTGGACCTGCCCTTCGAGGAGGCCTGCCTGCACTTCCATGAAAACGCCCGCCCCGTGCGCACGGCGAGTTCGGAACAGGTCCGCCGCCCGATCAATCGCGACGGGGTCGAACGCTGGCGTGCGTATGAGCCGTGGCTGGGGCCACTCAAGCTGGCGCTCGGCGATCTGGTATAG
- the ahcY gene encoding adenosylhomocysteinase: MATLAADTRDYVVADISLADFGRKEINIAETEMPGLMALRAEYGAAQPLKGARITGSLHMTIQTAVLIETLTALGAEVRWATCNIFSTQDHAAAAIAASGVPVFAVKGESLADYWDYVGRIFDWGVEDGTTCNLILDDGGDATMFALWGAKLEAGETMPAPENEEEIEMQRALKAFVAANPGYLTKTVKAIKGVSEETTTGVHRLYHIAKKGELPFPAINVNDSVTKSKFDNLYGCKESLVDAIRRGTDVMLAGKVATVAGFGDVGKGSAQSLRNGGARVLVTEIDPICALQAAMEGFEVVTMDEAVKRSDIFVTATGNADVITAEHMAAMKNMAIVCNIGHFDSEIQIAALANYKWTEVKPQVDLVEFPDGKQIIILSKGRLVNLGNATGHPSFVMSASFTNQTLAQIELWTRSEQYKNDVYVLPKHLDEKVAALHLEKLGVKLSQLSQKQADYIGVPVEGPFKPDHYRY; this comes from the coding sequence GTGGCCACTCTCGCCGCCGACACCCGTGACTATGTCGTTGCCGACATCAGCCTCGCCGATTTCGGGCGCAAGGAAATCAACATCGCCGAAACCGAAATGCCGGGCCTGATGGCGCTGCGCGCCGAATATGGCGCGGCGCAGCCGCTGAAGGGCGCGCGTATCACCGGTTCGCTGCACATGACGATCCAGACCGCGGTGCTGATCGAGACGCTGACCGCGCTCGGCGCCGAAGTCCGCTGGGCGACGTGCAACATCTTCTCGACGCAGGACCATGCCGCCGCGGCGATCGCCGCGTCGGGCGTTCCGGTGTTCGCGGTGAAGGGCGAGAGCCTTGCCGATTATTGGGACTATGTCGGTCGCATCTTCGACTGGGGCGTGGAAGATGGCACGACCTGCAACCTGATCCTCGACGACGGCGGCGACGCCACGATGTTCGCGCTGTGGGGCGCGAAGCTCGAAGCCGGCGAAACGATGCCGGCGCCCGAAAATGAGGAAGAGATCGAGATGCAGCGCGCGCTGAAGGCGTTCGTTGCCGCGAACCCCGGCTACCTGACCAAGACGGTCAAGGCGATCAAGGGCGTGTCGGAAGAAACGACGACCGGCGTCCACCGCCTGTACCACATCGCCAAGAAGGGCGAGCTGCCCTTCCCCGCGATCAACGTCAACGACAGCGTCACCAAGTCGAAGTTCGACAACCTCTATGGTTGTAAAGAGTCGCTGGTCGACGCGATCCGCCGCGGCACCGACGTGATGCTGGCGGGCAAGGTCGCGACCGTCGCCGGCTTCGGCGACGTCGGCAAGGGCTCGGCCCAGTCGCTCCGCAACGGCGGCGCGCGCGTGCTCGTCACCGAAATCGACCCGATCTGCGCGCTGCAGGCGGCGATGGAAGGCTTCGAGGTCGTGACGATGGACGAGGCCGTCAAGCGTTCGGACATCTTCGTCACTGCGACCGGCAACGCGGACGTCATCACCGCCGAACATATGGCGGCGATGAAGAATATGGCGATCGTCTGCAACATCGGCCACTTCGACAGCGAGATCCAGATTGCGGCGCTCGCCAACTACAAGTGGACCGAAGTGAAGCCGCAGGTCGACCTGGTCGAATTCCCCGACGGCAAGCAGATCATCATCCTGTCGAAGGGCCGCCTGGTGAACCTCGGCAATGCGACCGGCCACCCGTCGTTCGTGATGTCGGCGAGCTTCACCAACCAGACGCTGGCGCAGATCGAGCTCTGGACCCGCAGCGAGCAGTACAAGAACGACGTCTATGTCCTGCCCAAGCATCTCGACGAAAAGGTCGCGGCGCTGCACCTCGAAAAGCTCGGCGTGAAGCTCAGCCAGCTGAGCCAGAAGCAGGCCGACTATATCGGCGTGCCGGTCGAAGGCCCGTTCAAGCCCGACCATTATCGTTACTGA
- a CDS encoding YqgE/AlgH family protein, with protein MDTDPTWFTGQLLLALPGIGDPRFEHAVIAMISHDEEGAMGIGIDDPIDGMTVGAVLDQLEIEHTATLDQPVFLGGPVEPSRGFVLHSLDWGGQEAVQVGDRWMVSSSHDILRAIGEGRGPSRWLVALGYAGWSPGQLEGEMVRHGWHVTPGSDGLLFETPPAERWQAAFAEAGVDARLLTTEGGEA; from the coding sequence ATGGACACAGACCCCACCTGGTTCACCGGACAGCTGCTGCTAGCGCTGCCCGGAATTGGCGACCCCCGGTTCGAACATGCGGTGATCGCGATGATCAGCCATGACGAAGAGGGCGCGATGGGGATCGGCATCGACGATCCGATCGATGGCATGACCGTCGGCGCGGTGCTCGACCAGCTTGAAATCGAACATACGGCGACGCTCGACCAGCCGGTATTCCTTGGCGGACCCGTCGAGCCGTCGCGCGGTTTCGTGCTCCACAGTCTCGACTGGGGCGGGCAGGAGGCGGTCCAGGTCGGCGATCGCTGGATGGTGTCGAGCTCGCACGACATATTGCGCGCGATCGGCGAAGGGCGCGGCCCGTCGCGCTGGCTGGTCGCGCTGGGCTATGCGGGATGGTCGCCGGGCCAGCTGGAGGGCGAAATGGTCCGCCACGGCTGGCACGTCACCCCGGGCAGCGACGGCCTGTTATTCGAAACGCCGCCCGCCGAAAGGTGGCAGGCGGCGTTTGCCGAAGCGGGAGTGGACGCCCGCTTGCTCACAACCGAAGGCGGCGAGGCTTAG
- a CDS encoding peroxiredoxin translates to MTIQTGDKLPDATFVKVTESGPEQVNTADYFKGRRVALFSVPGAFTPTCSAKHLPGYVDKAGELKAKGVDEIVCTAVNDAFVMGAWGKSAGANESVTMLADGNGDFAEAVGLTMDGKAFGMGKRGQRFSMIVNDGVVEQLNVEAPGEFKVSSADHMLEQL, encoded by the coding sequence ATGACGATCCAGACCGGAGACAAGCTGCCCGACGCCACCTTCGTAAAGGTCACCGAAAGCGGCCCCGAACAGGTCAATACCGCCGATTATTTCAAGGGCCGCCGCGTCGCGCTCTTTTCGGTCCCCGGCGCCTTCACCCCGACCTGCTCGGCGAAGCATCTGCCGGGCTATGTCGACAAGGCCGGCGAACTCAAGGCCAAGGGCGTCGACGAAATCGTCTGCACCGCGGTCAACGACGCCTTTGTCATGGGCGCATGGGGCAAGAGCGCCGGCGCGAACGAAAGCGTCACGATGCTTGCCGACGGCAATGGCGATTTCGCCGAAGCAGTCGGTCTCACCATGGACGGCAAGGCGTTCGGTATGGGCAAGCGCGGCCAGCGCTTCTCGATGATCGTCAACGACGGCGTCGTCGAACAGCTCAACGTCGAAGCCCCGGGCGAATTCAAGGTGTCGAGCGCCGACCATATGCTCGAACAGCTCTGA
- a CDS encoding TonB-dependent receptor plug domain-containing protein, which yields MYGIQHFARSGAASIAVVAALANAAPGYAQQAAPPQESTAETSGDMIVVTGSRIRRDPLDQDAPITYVGQEDIAKTGLASVNDVLQRLPSSGGGLNSKFNNSGNLGNPPDGGGVGAGAAEIDLRYLGSRRVLVLVDGIRYVNGASASGVPGSTDLNSIPESAIERIEVLQDGASAIYGSDAIAGVVNIITKKSQEGLRASAQVGGYGQGDGFTKSAQVSWGNGRGPTQIVVGANYVQQDGVSAGSRAISRFPAPYSDTCLDGGCSGFVPLGRFIVFGNDLTLRGPVIGRNPVYNAGNPTDPASDFKAFTDADRFNFGPFNYLQIPVERYGAFINARQELSDSINFSVRGIWNQRKSQNQAAPLPFGFGPAAGLTPVLDAITVDATNPFNPFGVTLDASNTDLVYRRFVEGGPRRFNQRVTTVYGVATLDGSFDFGGGSKWYWDVNAAYGRNKAKQTMYGNINSDHLRRALGPVADCTGECVPFNIFGGVGSITQPMLDYVMFTQRDRSRQSTFSASANLTGSLFELPGGPLGVAVGVEYRKLKGSFDPDPIVAAGFSSDIPALPTRGSYNVKEAYAELSAPVLADVPFINLLEFTGAVRWSDYSTSGSTTTLKGGVNWKPIQDLRLRASYAEGFRAPSIGELFGTQSRFDQSINDPCSTSTTAGQNWNNNTTIRANCIAQGVPAAGYAQANPQISVLVGGNQDLSAESSKSWIFGGVYSPSFIPGLSIEGNYYDIKIKGAIQAVNAEITLAQCVGQNDADACALVTRAPGGGQLTFIEGLLQNIAGIRTKGIDANLTYRTQKTSAGRFGFTWNNTILTRYDVIVPTADGSLVVSREGTEQGSPSQAFPKWKSVGILDWDGTSIGATLTGRYVSAIKEPLADDNKMKARFYTDFQLRWFPAEDPEAFGFALGVNNLFNVKAPGCISCDINNFDPTAYDLPGRYFYARASFKM from the coding sequence ATGTACGGAATCCAGCATTTCGCCCGGTCCGGAGCGGCGAGCATCGCCGTCGTGGCCGCGCTTGCAAACGCCGCACCCGGCTACGCGCAGCAGGCGGCGCCGCCGCAGGAAAGCACCGCCGAAACCTCGGGGGACATGATCGTCGTTACCGGCTCGCGCATTCGCCGCGATCCGCTCGATCAGGACGCCCCGATCACCTATGTCGGGCAGGAAGATATCGCAAAGACCGGCCTCGCGTCGGTCAACGACGTGCTCCAGCGCCTGCCGAGTTCGGGCGGCGGCCTCAACAGCAAGTTCAACAATAGCGGGAACCTCGGCAATCCGCCCGACGGCGGCGGTGTCGGTGCGGGCGCGGCGGAAATCGACCTGCGCTATCTCGGGTCGCGCCGTGTGCTCGTGCTCGTCGACGGCATTCGTTATGTGAACGGCGCCTCGGCGAGCGGTGTGCCCGGATCGACCGACCTCAACTCGATCCCCGAAAGCGCGATCGAGCGCATCGAGGTGCTGCAAGACGGTGCCTCGGCGATTTACGGCTCGGACGCGATCGCCGGCGTCGTCAACATCATCACCAAGAAGAGCCAGGAGGGCCTCCGCGCCAGCGCGCAGGTCGGCGGTTACGGCCAGGGCGACGGCTTTACCAAAAGCGCGCAGGTCAGCTGGGGCAACGGCCGCGGCCCGACGCAGATCGTCGTCGGCGCCAACTATGTCCAGCAGGACGGCGTCTCCGCGGGAAGCCGCGCGATTTCACGCTTTCCCGCGCCTTATTCGGACACCTGCCTCGATGGCGGCTGTTCGGGCTTCGTGCCGCTCGGGCGCTTCATCGTTTTTGGCAACGACCTGACGCTGCGCGGCCCGGTGATCGGCCGCAATCCCGTGTATAATGCGGGCAATCCGACCGATCCGGCGAGCGATTTCAAGGCGTTTACCGACGCCGACCGCTTCAACTTCGGCCCGTTCAACTATCTGCAAATCCCGGTCGAACGTTACGGCGCCTTCATCAACGCGCGGCAGGAACTGTCGGACAGCATCAACTTCTCGGTCCGCGGGATCTGGAACCAGCGTAAATCGCAGAACCAGGCCGCGCCCTTGCCCTTCGGTTTCGGCCCCGCTGCGGGACTGACGCCGGTGCTCGACGCGATCACGGTCGATGCCACCAACCCGTTCAACCCGTTCGGGGTGACGCTCGACGCGAGCAATACCGATCTCGTCTATCGCCGCTTCGTCGAAGGCGGGCCGCGCCGTTTCAACCAGCGGGTGACAACCGTCTATGGCGTCGCGACGCTCGACGGCAGCTTCGACTTTGGCGGCGGCAGCAAATGGTATTGGGACGTCAACGCCGCCTATGGCCGCAACAAGGCCAAGCAGACGATGTACGGCAATATCAACTCGGACCACCTGCGCCGCGCACTCGGCCCGGTCGCCGACTGCACCGGCGAATGCGTGCCGTTCAACATCTTCGGCGGGGTCGGATCGATTACCCAGCCGATGCTCGACTATGTCATGTTCACCCAGCGCGACCGCAGCCGTCAGTCGACCTTCAGCGCCTCGGCGAACCTGACCGGCAGCCTGTTCGAGCTGCCCGGCGGGCCGCTCGGCGTCGCGGTCGGGGTCGAATATCGTAAATTGAAAGGCAGCTTCGATCCCGACCCGATCGTCGCCGCAGGGTTCAGCTCGGACATTCCGGCCTTGCCGACGCGCGGCAGCTATAATGTCAAGGAAGCCTATGCCGAACTCAGCGCCCCCGTGCTGGCCGACGTCCCCTTCATCAACCTGCTCGAATTCACCGGCGCGGTACGCTGGTCCGATTATTCGACCTCGGGCTCGACGACGACGCTGAAGGGCGGCGTCAACTGGAAGCCGATCCAGGACCTGCGCCTCCGCGCCTCCTATGCCGAAGGGTTCCGCGCCCCGTCGATCGGCGAATTGTTCGGCACCCAGTCGCGCTTCGACCAGTCGATCAACGACCCCTGCTCGACCTCGACCACCGCGGGCCAGAATTGGAACAACAATACGACGATCCGGGCCAATTGCATTGCGCAGGGCGTTCCGGCGGCGGGTTATGCACAAGCCAATCCGCAGATTTCGGTGCTTGTCGGTGGCAATCAGGATCTGTCGGCCGAAAGTTCGAAGAGCTGGATTTTCGGCGGCGTCTACAGTCCGAGTTTCATCCCCGGCCTGTCGATCGAGGGCAATTATTACGACATCAAGATCAAGGGCGCGATCCAGGCCGTGAATGCCGAAATCACGCTGGCGCAGTGTGTCGGACAAAATGACGCCGACGCCTGTGCGCTCGTCACCCGCGCGCCGGGCGGCGGACAGCTAACCTTTATCGAAGGGCTGCTCCAGAATATCGCCGGCATCCGCACCAAGGGGATCGACGCCAACCTGACGTACCGGACGCAGAAGACCTCGGCGGGCCGGTTCGGCTTCACCTGGAACAACACGATCCTCACGCGTTACGACGTGATCGTGCCGACCGCCGACGGCTCGCTCGTCGTCAGCCGCGAGGGGACCGAACAGGGCAGCCCCAGCCAGGCCTTCCCCAAATGGAAGTCGGTCGGCATCCTCGACTGGGACGGCACGTCGATCGGCGCGACGCTGACCGGCCGCTATGTTTCGGCGATCAAGGAACCGCTGGCCGACGACAACAAGATGAAGGCGCGTTTCTACACCGATTTCCAGCTGCGCTGGTTCCCGGCCGAGGATCCCGAGGCCTTCGGCTTCGCGCTCGGCGTGAACAATCTGTTCAACGTCAAGGCACCGGGCTGCATCAGCTGCGATATCAATAATTTCGATCCGACCGCTTATGACCTGCCCGGACGTTATTTTTACGCCCGCGCCAGCTTCAAGATGTAA